The Streptococcus sp. 29896 genome includes a region encoding these proteins:
- a CDS encoding ABC transporter permease, with product MKQVFAGRRRKFWKQISSYIPYVLNDHFVLALLFLLGFASLQYRSLMLSEAVPALWIFLGILGISLLLLFSGRIASYIEAADRHYLLVEEETLVQEVREASRRASLVWGSVFVLGQLLLVPLLLKISWPIWAVVLWILFFLGAKVGYHNWQASRLLQGQGLDWTATISSERGRKQAVLAFFSNFTHVKGLISSVKPRKILVTWLKKWTGLDQSGWGFLFLRAFVRQGDFLVISLRLVLLGVLALVFVSPSWLAVGLALLFHYLLLFQLLALYHSYDYHPLTSLFPLDHSQKAGAFRQLVSLVLNVLLGINCLVFLLVQRDWTMFAVLLLGGLFLNYFYLTIKTKKLID from the coding sequence ATGAAGCAAGTCTTTGCTGGGAGACGGAGGAAATTTTGGAAGCAAATTTCTTCTTACATCCCTTATGTGCTCAATGATCACTTTGTATTAGCTCTACTGTTTTTACTCGGTTTTGCCTCTCTTCAGTATCGTAGCCTGATGCTGTCTGAAGCTGTTCCAGCTTTGTGGATTTTTTTAGGGATTTTGGGAATCAGTCTCTTGTTGCTCTTTTCAGGTAGAATCGCAAGCTACATTGAAGCGGCAGACCGACACTATCTCTTGGTTGAAGAGGAGACCTTGGTTCAAGAAGTCAGAGAAGCAAGTCGGCGAGCGAGTTTGGTTTGGGGAAGTGTATTTGTCCTGGGTCAGTTGTTGCTTGTTCCCTTGTTATTGAAAATTTCTTGGCCAATCTGGGCTGTAGTGCTTTGGATTCTTTTCTTTTTAGGGGCAAAGGTTGGCTATCACAATTGGCAAGCTAGTCGGTTGCTGCAAGGTCAGGGCTTGGATTGGACAGCGACGATCTCCAGTGAAAGAGGGAGAAAACAAGCAGTTCTAGCATTTTTCTCAAACTTTACCCATGTAAAAGGCCTGATATCTTCTGTAAAACCGCGGAAAATACTGGTGACTTGGCTCAAAAAATGGACGGGTCTAGATCAGTCAGGTTGGGGCTTTCTCTTTTTGAGAGCTTTTGTTCGCCAGGGTGATTTTCTGGTGATTAGCTTGCGCTTAGTCTTGCTAGGGGTATTGGCTTTGGTCTTTGTCAGTCCTTCTTGGTTGGCGGTTGGACTAGCCTTGCTCTTTCACTATCTCCTTTTGTTCCAACTGCTAGCCCTTTATCACAGTTACGATTACCACCCCTTAACCAGTCTTTTTCCCTTGGACCATAGCCAAAAAGCTGGTGCTTTTCGACAATTAGTGAGTTTGGTTTTGAATGTCTTGCTGGGGATCAATTGTTTGGTCTTTCTGCTTGTACAAAGAGATTGGACCATGTTTGCTGTCTTACTCTTGGGGGGATTGTTCCTAAACTATTTCTATCTGACGATAAAAACGAAGAAATTGATTGACTAA